A genomic segment from Dermacentor silvarum isolate Dsil-2018 chromosome 11, BIME_Dsil_1.4, whole genome shotgun sequence encodes:
- the LOC119433680 gene encoding sodium channel modifier 1 yields MAFKREGTDTALLQDLQKRRVSEILVSHIPEDEALLLNNGKYACTLCPHRPVLDTIEMLAMHRKGKRHLINLTRHLSHTKWKEQELQKRLQEANAASGTVATSFDRTKLLGSAPVKATKKAPRLKLMKAAPYSSCCKKKGGDQGGTGSSGVEELRTPAASQNAENPLVKAYIKKTQRKNSFASVVEQSKRSSTAPSSTSLRLGGSSQWCDADQSTVQPRKSVSKEAKKDLTEEEAKEKAKAHYFLNLRMSGWKLDRDGKWVKDENVEFDSDEEEPPPFDESSTSTS; encoded by the exons ATGGCGTTTAAACGAGAGGGCACGGACACAGCGCTGTTGCAAGATTTGCAG AAACGACGAGTTAGCGAAATTCTTGTCAGCCACATACCGGAAGACGAAGCTCTTCTACTCAATAATGGAAA ATACGCATGTACGCTGTGTCCACATCGACCCGTCCTCGACACCATTGAAATGCTTGCCATGCACAGAAAGGGCAAACGACACTTGATAA aTTTAACCCGGCACTTGTCACATACGAAATGGAAGGAGCAGGAGCTGCAAAAAAGGCTACAGGAAGCGAATGCAGCCTCAGGAACAGTGGCAACCAGCTTTGATCGTACCAAA CTTTTAGGTTCTGCACCAGTGAAAGCCACAAAGAAAGCACCACGCCTCAAACTCATGAAAGCAGCACCTTATAGCAGCTGTTGTAAAAAGAAAGGAGGTGACCAAGGAGGCACTGGTTCCAGTG GAGTGGAAGAGCTGAGGACGCCAGCCGCATCACAGAATGCCGAGAACCCTCTAGTCAAGGCGTACATCAAGAAAACACAGCGAAAGAACAGCTTTGCCAGTGTTGTAGAACAAAGCAAGCGCAGCAGTACAGCGCCGTCTTCCACAAGTCTGCGGCTAGGTGGCAGTAGTCAATGGTGTGACGCTGACCAGAGCACAGTACAACCTAGGAAGTCTGTTTCCAAGGAGGCCAAAAAAGATCTTACTGAGGAAGAGGCCAAGGAGAAGGCAAAAGCTCATTACTTTCTCAACTTGCGAAT GTCTGGCTGGAAGCTGGACAGAGACGGCAAATGGGTCAAAGATGAGAATGTTGAGTTCGACAGTGACGAAGAGGAACCTCCCCCTTTTGATGAAAGTTCGACTTCCACATCATGA